Proteins found in one Candidatus Methylomirabilota bacterium genomic segment:
- a CDS encoding ABC transporter ATP-binding protein, which produces MTPEPARPEPELLVSALSLRFGGLHVLRAVSLSAEAGQVTALIGPNGAGKTALLNCINGLYEPAGGSIRIGGTEVVGKSPREIAHLGVARTFQHVELFPRLTVVENILVGRDRKFRGGVVRWAARFRGATAEETKEREVALQLLAMFGLTRYADSPPQALPYEAQKLVGLARAVALEPRIILLDEPGSGLSRKEKVSLAQRIMELRRMGTAVVWIEHDVELVWECADRVHVLDAGVCIASGPPPQVKADAAVTAAYFGSRRLGRSAGEPGRHGDGSASQAKEERPRGIDH; this is translated from the coding sequence GTGACGCCCGAGCCAGCCAGGCCCGAGCCCGAGTTGCTCGTGAGCGCCCTTTCATTGAGGTTCGGGGGCCTTCACGTCCTGCGGGCCGTGAGCTTGAGCGCGGAGGCCGGTCAGGTGACCGCCCTCATCGGGCCGAATGGAGCCGGGAAAACCGCATTGCTGAACTGCATCAACGGCCTCTACGAGCCGGCCGGAGGAAGCATCCGGATCGGAGGGACAGAGGTCGTCGGCAAGTCCCCTCGGGAGATCGCGCACCTGGGTGTCGCCCGGACGTTTCAGCACGTGGAGCTGTTTCCGAGGCTGACCGTGGTGGAGAACATCCTGGTCGGCCGGGACCGGAAGTTCCGGGGCGGCGTGGTCCGGTGGGCCGCCAGGTTCCGGGGCGCTACGGCCGAGGAGACCAAGGAGCGCGAGGTGGCCTTGCAGCTGCTCGCGATGTTCGGGCTCACCCGCTACGCCGACAGCCCGCCCCAGGCGTTGCCCTACGAAGCGCAGAAGCTGGTCGGCCTCGCTCGCGCGGTGGCGCTCGAGCCTCGGATCATACTCCTCGACGAGCCGGGCAGTGGGCTCAGCCGGAAGGAGAAGGTGAGCCTCGCCCAGCGAATCATGGAACTCAGACGGATGGGTACGGCGGTGGTCTGGATCGAGCACGACGTGGAGCTGGTGTGGGAGTGCGCCGATCGCGTGCACGTCCTGGATGCGGGCGTGTGCATCGCGAGCGGGCCGCCCCCGCAGGTGAAGGCCGACGCGGCTGTGACGGCGGCCTACTTCGGGAGTCGCCGGCTCGGCCGCAGTGCCGGGGAGCCCGGCCGTCACGGCGACGGATCGGCCAGCCAGGCGAAGGAGGAGCGGCCGCGTGGGATCGATCATTGA
- a CDS encoding ATP-binding cassette domain-containing protein — protein MTEPILAVENLEVAYGAGSRALHGVSLSVRARSYVGLVGLNGAGKTTTLRAISGFSRFETATVTGGRIRFGGIEITGWQPHQTCGVGISLVAERDKVFLTLTVQENLEIAVQGRRATREGQVIREVLDVFPALAGLRRRQAGLLSGGERQLLATAAALVSDPKLLLVDEATLGLSPVAADTVLEKFRELKEQRELTLLLVDQNVQAVLDVCDYSYVIANGVIVARGTSEELEREGAIEELGFGLSKEPTT, from the coding sequence GTGACGGAACCCATCCTGGCCGTCGAGAACCTCGAGGTGGCCTATGGGGCGGGCAGCCGGGCGCTTCATGGCGTGTCGCTGTCGGTTCGCGCACGCAGCTATGTGGGGCTGGTGGGGCTCAACGGAGCCGGCAAGACGACGACGCTGCGGGCCATCTCCGGCTTCTCGCGCTTCGAGACGGCCACGGTGACGGGGGGTCGAATTCGGTTCGGGGGCATCGAGATCACGGGATGGCAGCCGCACCAGACGTGCGGAGTCGGGATCAGCCTCGTGGCCGAGAGAGACAAGGTGTTCCTCACCCTGACCGTGCAGGAGAACCTGGAAATCGCGGTCCAGGGACGCCGGGCGACGCGGGAGGGCCAGGTCATCCGGGAGGTATTGGACGTCTTTCCTGCGCTCGCGGGCCTCAGGAGGAGGCAGGCTGGTCTCCTCTCCGGCGGAGAGCGGCAATTGCTCGCCACCGCCGCGGCGCTCGTCTCCGATCCGAAGCTCCTCCTGGTCGACGAGGCGACGCTCGGCCTCTCCCCGGTGGCGGCGGACACCGTGCTGGAGAAGTTCAGGGAACTCAAGGAACAGCGGGAGCTGACGTTGCTGCTGGTCGACCAGAACGTCCAGGCCGTCCTGGACGTCTGCGATTACAGCTACGTCATCGCGAATGGCGTGATCGTGGCGCGAGGCACCTCCGAGGAACTCGAGCGGGAAGGAGCCATCGAAGAGCTCGGGTTCGGGCTGAGCAAGGAACCCACGACGTGA
- a CDS encoding branched-chain amino acid ABC transporter permease, producing the protein MLSVRALVVIMWSAGTYALLGLGIVLIYRTSRVLNFAQGELAIMLGYVCATLLAFGVPPSAAVPGILLLSALSGLLIYALIIRHVIARPPVVAILITVGLAIALRALMVVFYEGRTARLNFGVVGGMTIAGERVSQVDLLSIVGTWGLVLLVYTLYMRSKIGMNMRAVAEHPTLAAQRGVNVDFVVGSAWVVALSGAAASGLFYGASSLLSTSAPVIGVKATIAALIGGLDSPRGVVLGSLVVAVAEYLTVRLLAVQYLDLMPVVILLVILVFRPWGLFGTVEQVERV; encoded by the coding sequence GTGCTGAGCGTGCGTGCGCTCGTCGTCATCATGTGGAGTGCCGGCACCTATGCCCTGCTCGGTCTGGGGATCGTTCTCATCTATCGCACCAGCCGAGTCTTGAACTTCGCCCAGGGCGAGCTCGCGATCATGCTCGGGTACGTCTGCGCGACCCTGCTGGCGTTCGGTGTCCCGCCGTCCGCCGCCGTCCCCGGCATCCTTCTGTTGAGCGCCCTGTCGGGCCTGCTGATATACGCGCTGATCATTCGACACGTGATCGCCCGGCCGCCGGTCGTGGCGATCCTGATCACGGTCGGCCTGGCGATCGCCCTGCGAGCGCTCATGGTCGTGTTCTACGAGGGGCGAACCGCCCGGCTCAACTTCGGGGTCGTGGGCGGGATGACGATCGCCGGTGAGCGGGTGAGCCAGGTCGATCTCCTCTCCATCGTGGGCACCTGGGGTCTGGTGCTCCTCGTCTACACGCTGTACATGCGCAGCAAGATCGGGATGAACATGCGAGCGGTCGCCGAACACCCGACGCTGGCCGCGCAGCGTGGCGTGAACGTCGACTTCGTGGTCGGCTCGGCCTGGGTCGTCGCCTTGTCCGGCGCGGCCGCGTCGGGACTGTTTTACGGGGCCAGCTCCCTGCTCTCGACGTCGGCCCCCGTGATCGGCGTGAAGGCGACCATCGCGGCATTGATCGGCGGGCTCGACAGTCCCCGCGGTGTCGTGCTCGGAAGCCTGGTCGTCGCGGTGGCCGAATACCTGACCGTCCGCCTGCTGGCCGTCCAGTATCTGGACTTGATGCCGGTCGTGATTCTGCTGGTGATCCTGGTGTTCCGCCCCTGGGGCCTGTTCGGAACCGTGGAACAGGTGGAGCGCGTGTGA
- a CDS encoding branched-chain amino acid ABC transporter permease: MSAEVAPASRRRALYASLVLGVMAAPPVLLSPHWLTVTNLALIAAVGAVALNLLVGDSGQVSLGQAAFLAIGAFTAVAVTRSLPTPFPVAVAVAGIAGGVVGLLVGLPSLRFRALYIAVTTLALHFAVAQAAAIYQRAAVGADAALLPAAQLGPWELGDPTSWYVVLVVVLALTLVGVTNVKRSFIGRRWIAAADNRLAAAALGVPVARVRLEAFVVSSALVAMAGALNAYHTGVVTGLTYQLGLAISYLAMIVVGGLGSVSGAVLGAFVIVFSRFVMDEVLEAAGLGGVAGYLSGLPPLLHGVIIIVFLLAAPGGAVVGLREAIRRLSARPEATVS; the protein is encoded by the coding sequence GTGAGCGCGGAGGTGGCGCCGGCGAGCCGACGGCGCGCCCTGTACGCGAGCCTGGTGCTCGGCGTGATGGCGGCGCCGCCCGTTCTCCTGAGCCCTCACTGGCTCACGGTGACGAATCTCGCGCTGATCGCCGCCGTGGGCGCCGTCGCCCTGAACCTGCTGGTCGGCGATTCCGGTCAGGTGTCGCTGGGGCAAGCGGCCTTCCTGGCGATCGGCGCCTTCACCGCCGTCGCCGTGACCCGGAGCCTGCCCACGCCGTTTCCGGTGGCCGTTGCCGTCGCCGGCATCGCCGGCGGGGTGGTCGGCCTTCTGGTCGGACTCCCATCCTTGCGGTTTCGGGCCCTGTACATCGCCGTGACGACGCTGGCCCTGCATTTTGCGGTCGCCCAGGCGGCGGCGATCTACCAGCGGGCGGCCGTCGGAGCGGACGCGGCACTGCTTCCCGCCGCCCAGCTGGGCCCCTGGGAGCTCGGCGACCCCACGTCCTGGTACGTCGTCCTGGTGGTCGTCCTCGCGCTGACGCTGGTGGGCGTGACGAACGTGAAGCGGTCGTTCATCGGACGGCGGTGGATCGCGGCGGCCGACAACCGCCTGGCGGCGGCGGCTCTGGGGGTGCCGGTCGCGCGGGTACGCCTCGAGGCCTTCGTCGTCAGCTCGGCTCTGGTCGCGATGGCCGGTGCCCTGAACGCGTACCACACGGGGGTCGTCACCGGGCTCACCTACCAGCTGGGACTCGCCATCAGCTATCTGGCCATGATCGTCGTCGGTGGACTGGGGAGCGTGTCCGGGGCGGTCCTGGGCGCCTTCGTCATCGTCTTCTCACGGTTCGTGATGGACGAGGTTCTGGAGGCCGCGGGTCTCGGCGGCGTGGCGGGCTACCTGAGCGGACTGCCGCCCTTGCTGCACGGCGTGATCATCATCGTCTTTCTCCTGGCGGCTCCCGGCGGCGCCGTCGTGGGCCTGCGGGAGGCCATCCGGCGGCTGAGCGCGCGGCCCGAGGCGACGGTGTCGTGA